In Candidatus Nitronauta litoralis, one DNA window encodes the following:
- a CDS encoding NADH-quinone oxidoreductase subunit J, with product MELLIFYPLAIFTVLLALGVVFNNSPIGSAVSLIAMMLGLAGIFVVLQAHFIAILQIIIYAGAIMVLFMFVIMLLNLKGDDKAWKMRDRNLYLSIMTGILVLLALYKMIDKILGTEFGEMAEVPDSFGTTVAVGTELFTDYVLPFEIASILLLAAMVGAVVLAKNKVD from the coding sequence ATGGAATTACTGATCTTCTACCCGTTGGCCATTTTTACAGTGCTCCTGGCACTGGGCGTGGTCTTTAATAACAGCCCGATCGGATCAGCCGTGTCGCTGATTGCGATGATGCTCGGTTTGGCTGGCATCTTTGTTGTTTTGCAGGCGCATTTCATCGCCATCCTGCAAATCATCATCTACGCCGGCGCGATCATGGTTCTGTTCATGTTCGTGATCATGTTATTAAACCTGAAGGGGGACGACAAGGCCTGGAAAATGCGGGATCGGAACCTGTACCTTTCCATCATGACCGGGATTCTGGTATTGCTGGCCTTGTACAAGATGATCGACAAAATTCTTGGGACTGAATTTGGTGAAATGGCCGAAGTGCCTGACTCATTCGGTACCACGGTCGCGGTAGGAACTGAACTATTTACTGACTACGTACTGCCCTTTGAAATCGCCTCCATCCTTCTGCTTGCAGCAATGGTGGGAGCGGTAGTGCTCGCAAAAAACAAGGTGGACTGA
- a CDS encoding NADH-quinone oxidoreductase subunit I, with protein sequence MAYYVNRNVEMTWWERSYIPEIIRGMLITVRHFFKNLFGFVPFFLGKKKEREIFTVYYPEETIDYPVAYRGRPVLALREDNKPECVACGLCEIACPAYCIDIIPEANSGKQNQDERFPKAFTIDYAICIFCGFCEEACPEEAIFMSDDCEISMLDRKKMKYDMEQLLVPVADLKDRIEFTRKMYGKWNY encoded by the coding sequence ATGGCTTACTACGTCAATAGGAATGTGGAAATGACGTGGTGGGAGCGATCTTATATTCCCGAGATCATTCGTGGAATGCTCATCACGGTTCGTCATTTTTTCAAGAACCTGTTTGGGTTTGTTCCGTTCTTTCTTGGCAAAAAGAAAGAGCGGGAAATTTTTACTGTCTATTACCCGGAAGAGACCATTGACTACCCCGTAGCATATCGCGGGCGTCCGGTTCTTGCGTTAAGAGAAGACAACAAACCGGAATGTGTCGCCTGCGGCCTCTGTGAAATTGCCTGTCCGGCATATTGCATCGACATCATACCGGAGGCCAACAGTGGCAAGCAGAACCAGGACGAGCGTTTTCCGAAAGCCTTCACCATTGATTATGCTATTTGCATCTTCTGTGGATTCTGTGAAGAAGCCTGCCCGGAAGAAGCGATCTTCATGAGTGATGACTGTGAAATCTCAATGCTCGATCGCAAAAAAATGAAATACGATATGGAACAGTTACTGGTACCTGTTGCGGACCTCAAGGACCGCATCGAATTCACCCGCAAAATGTACGGAAAATGGAATTACTGA
- the nuoH gene encoding NADH-quinone oxidoreductase subunit NuoH yields MSDEFLIELLVTLIKIGFVLAVTVGFFAPVLTWVERKQSAIMQDRIGANRADILGFKALGLFHIMADGLKMFTKEDFIPQGANKFLHTLSPIIALVPALLTFAVVPFGGKYELWGTEVNLVISDLDVGLLFVFAIASLATYGYVVAGWSSNNNWSLLGSMRTASQMISYEVTMGLTIIGVLMVYGTMQLDEIGAAQENFWRWGIFLQPLGFFMFLTASIAENKRIPFDAPEAESELVAGYFTEYSGLKFGMFFMAEFIEMVTIGAIVTILFFGGWHIPFVETKDIIDTFNFSWLGSSFANLIAMGIHVGVFFVKVCIFIFIQMTIRWTLPRFRYDQIMKLGWKILLPLSLANIVVTGIVIMALN; encoded by the coding sequence ATCTCAGACGAGTTCCTGATCGAATTGCTGGTCACCCTGATCAAAATTGGGTTTGTGCTTGCGGTGACCGTAGGTTTCTTCGCCCCTGTTCTGACCTGGGTTGAACGAAAACAAAGCGCGATCATGCAGGACCGAATCGGTGCCAACCGTGCCGACATTTTGGGCTTCAAGGCGCTGGGTCTGTTTCACATCATGGCCGACGGCCTGAAAATGTTCACCAAGGAAGATTTTATCCCGCAAGGTGCCAACAAATTTCTGCACACGTTGAGCCCGATTATTGCTCTGGTACCGGCTCTTCTGACATTTGCCGTTGTGCCCTTTGGTGGGAAGTACGAGCTATGGGGAACAGAGGTCAATCTGGTTATTTCCGATCTTGACGTCGGGCTCTTGTTCGTTTTTGCCATCGCTTCCCTGGCAACATATGGATACGTGGTCGCCGGGTGGAGTTCAAACAACAACTGGTCCCTGCTCGGTTCAATGAGAACGGCATCCCAGATGATCTCGTACGAAGTCACCATGGGACTGACCATTATCGGCGTTCTCATGGTTTACGGCACCATGCAGCTCGATGAAATTGGCGCCGCCCAGGAAAACTTCTGGCGCTGGGGGATCTTTTTGCAGCCTCTGGGTTTTTTCATGTTCCTGACAGCTTCCATCGCAGAGAACAAGCGCATTCCCTTCGACGCTCCAGAAGCGGAATCCGAGCTGGTGGCAGGCTATTTTACCGAATACAGTGGTTTGAAATTCGGCATGTTTTTCATGGCCGAGTTTATTGAAATGGTGACCATCGGAGCGATTGTCACCATCCTGTTTTTTGGCGGATGGCACATCCCGTTCGTCGAGACAAAAGACATCATCGATACATTTAATTTTTCCTGGCTGGGATCTTCGTTCGCCAATTTAATTGCGATGGGGATTCACGTTGGGGTGTTCTTTGTTAAAGTCTGTATTTTCATTTTCATTCAAATGACGATCCGGTGGACGCTACCCCGGTTTCGTTATGACCAGATCATGAAGTTGGGGTGGAAAATTCTTCTGCCCCTCTCCCTCGCCAATATCGTGGTGACCGGAATCGTGATCATGGCACTTAATTAA
- the nuoL gene encoding NADH-quinone oxidoreductase subunit L translates to MVNLAFLVPLFPLIGSIINGFFGLRIGKDWVSKIACGGPILSFLVVVCLWISLFFHPEGTPYPELILFNWIPAGSLQIEFGFQIDPLSCVMMLVVTGVGSVIHIFSIGYMYEEYSYYRYFAYLNLFLFSMLLLVMGNNFLVMFIGWEGVGACSYFLIGYYFEKKSACDAATKAFVVNRVGDFGFLLGIFYVFQAFGTIDFSTVMTAAPTTLIYDSETVTLLTMFLFLGATGKSAQIPLYTWLPDAMEGPTPVSALIHAATMVTAGVYMIVRCNALFNMAPLTMTIIALIGGGTALMAATIGCTQWDIKRVLAYSTVSQIGYMFLACGVGAYTAAIFHLVTHAFFKACLFLGSGSVIHGMHHEQDIRKMGGLKDHMPITYLTFLISTIAIAGIFPFSGFFSKDEILYHALMDGNVIYWGMGISGAFITAFYMFRLVFLTFHGESRVDPHIHPHESPAVMTMPLIILAGLALGGGLLGIPLIHGWHILGNWLEPVISFDWTTALHHSETVLASHGHHQSFTELLHSKQAHDHTWWDITWEILLMLFSICVALAGIFTAYMFYIKFPDMPAKLTKGQWGFDMVQNKYYVDEIYDETIVKPTVDASYRLWKDADQKAVDGAVNGVAQSIGFMSKIAQYFQSGFVRNYAMFMVMGFVILLIVI, encoded by the coding sequence ATGGTAAATCTGGCGTTTCTGGTTCCCCTGTTTCCGCTGATAGGGTCCATCATCAACGGGTTCTTCGGGTTGCGCATAGGCAAAGACTGGGTCAGTAAAATAGCCTGTGGTGGGCCGATCCTGTCTTTCCTGGTGGTTGTTTGCCTGTGGATCAGCTTGTTCTTTCACCCGGAAGGAACCCCCTACCCAGAATTGATCCTCTTCAACTGGATCCCAGCCGGTAGCCTGCAAATCGAATTTGGATTCCAGATCGACCCCCTGTCCTGCGTCATGATGTTGGTGGTGACCGGTGTCGGCTCGGTAATCCATATCTTTTCGATCGGCTACATGTATGAGGAGTACAGCTACTACCGCTACTTCGCTTATCTCAACCTGTTCCTGTTTTCCATGTTACTGCTGGTTATGGGAAACAACTTCCTGGTCATGTTTATCGGCTGGGAGGGTGTGGGCGCGTGTTCCTATTTTCTCATCGGCTACTACTTCGAAAAAAAATCTGCCTGCGACGCGGCAACCAAGGCGTTTGTGGTTAACCGGGTTGGTGACTTCGGTTTTCTCCTCGGAATTTTTTACGTTTTCCAGGCCTTCGGTACGATTGATTTCTCAACCGTGATGACGGCAGCTCCAACGACCCTGATTTATGACAGCGAAACGGTCACCCTGTTGACCATGTTCTTGTTTCTCGGCGCGACCGGGAAATCAGCACAGATTCCGCTATACACCTGGTTGCCAGATGCAATGGAAGGCCCGACCCCGGTATCAGCCCTGATCCATGCGGCGACCATGGTCACAGCCGGCGTTTACATGATCGTAAGGTGTAACGCGCTATTCAACATGGCACCCCTCACGATGACGATCATCGCACTCATCGGGGGAGGTACAGCCTTGATGGCCGCGACGATCGGGTGTACTCAGTGGGATATCAAACGGGTTTTGGCGTATTCCACCGTCAGTCAGATTGGCTACATGTTTCTCGCCTGCGGAGTTGGTGCTTACACCGCTGCGATCTTCCATCTCGTCACACATGCTTTCTTTAAAGCCTGCCTCTTCCTGGGTTCCGGTAGTGTCATCCATGGGATGCACCATGAACAGGACATTAGAAAAATGGGTGGACTTAAAGATCACATGCCAATCACGTACCTTACATTTTTAATTTCGACCATCGCGATAGCCGGAATATTCCCCTTCTCAGGTTTCTTCAGTAAAGATGAAATTCTGTATCACGCCTTGATGGACGGCAACGTCATCTATTGGGGAATGGGAATAAGTGGCGCTTTCATTACTGCCTTCTATATGTTCAGGCTGGTATTTCTGACATTCCATGGCGAGTCGCGTGTTGATCCGCATATTCATCCGCACGAGTCACCTGCAGTTATGACGATGCCATTGATCATTCTGGCCGGCCTTGCATTGGGTGGAGGATTACTTGGTATCCCGCTCATCCACGGATGGCACATCCTGGGCAACTGGCTTGAACCTGTAATTTCTTTCGACTGGACCACGGCATTGCATCATTCTGAAACCGTTCTGGCTTCACATGGCCATCACCAATCATTCACTGAACTGCTCCATTCGAAACAGGCTCACGACCACACCTGGTGGGACATCACATGGGAAATCCTCCTGATGCTCTTTTCAATCTGTGTCGCGCTGGCCGGAATCTTTACCGCCTATATGTTCTATATCAAATTCCCGGATATGCCTGCGAAACTCACCAAGGGCCAATGGGGATTCGATATGGTGCAGAACAAATACTATGTGGATGAAATCTATGACGAGACCATAGTCAAACCTACGGTCGATGCCTCGTACCGCTTATGGAAAGATGCTGACCAGAAAGCCGTAGACGGGGCTGTCAACGGAGTTGCACAATCCATTGGGTTCATGAGTAAAATCGCCCAGTATTTTCAATCGGGGTTCGTTCGCAACTATGCCATGTTCATGGTCATGGGTTTCGTGATCCTTTTAATCGTGATTTAA
- the ndhC gene encoding NAD(P)H-quinone oxidoreductase subunit 3 gives MLEQYLGVAILMVIAAAIAIGMVVSTTLLGPKRRFADKDEPFECGESQIVSPYQRFSVKFYLVAVLFILFDIEAVFLFPWAVLYQRLGWFGLIEMILFLLILGVGLMYVWIRGGLDWE, from the coding sequence ATGCTCGAACAATATCTCGGAGTCGCAATTCTCATGGTCATCGCGGCCGCAATTGCGATTGGCATGGTGGTGTCAACGACCTTGCTCGGACCAAAACGGAGATTTGCCGACAAGGATGAGCCATTCGAGTGTGGTGAATCTCAAATTGTCTCTCCCTACCAACGATTCTCGGTCAAATTTTATCTTGTGGCCGTCCTTTTCATACTGTTCGATATCGAAGCCGTATTTCTGTTCCCCTGGGCAGTCCTGTACCAACGCCTTGGGTGGTTCGGATTAATTGAAATGATTCTTTTCCTGCTGATTCTGGGCGTGGGTTTGATGTACGTCTGGATTCGTGGCGGACTCGACTGGGAGTGA
- a CDS encoding NADH-quinone oxidoreductase subunit M: MFLTFVTFLPLIGCFFLAFIPEEKSEMVKQGALAIAVADFLLSLVFYQEFDMHSSAMQFEFMVPWIEAWGIGYHVGLDGISLLLYIMTTFLTAISILASWHVKKHVKYYMMSMLALSTGMLGVFIALDFFMFYVFWEFQLVPMYLIIGVWGGPRRLYAAVKFFLYTAVGSLLMLVAIIWIYLDIHQQTGQFTTDLMFITKHLDVGLEVQQWLFLAFFLAFAIKVPMFPFHTWLPDAHVEAPTAGSVILAGVLLKMGTYGFLRFNLPLFPAASHELFPYVGWLAVIGIVYGALVAMVQEDLKKLVAYSSVSHLGFVMLGIFAFNHQGMSGALLQNINHGISTSALFLMVGMIYDRRHTRLIKEFGGLTKIIPVFSIYFMIVTLSSIGLPGMNGFVGEFLILIGMFQTDVIFALIGTSGVILAACYMLWMFQRVMFLEVTNPENEKLTDMTLREKVVMIPLIILIFWIGIYPTPFTKTFDPTIEHLIAHVNKNSGTKHGQEEGGHHAAIQSKATVAHLITTQSSTTPLVKE; this comes from the coding sequence ATGTTTTTAACTTTCGTCACATTTCTACCTCTGATCGGCTGTTTTTTCCTGGCCTTCATTCCCGAAGAAAAATCGGAGATGGTCAAACAGGGTGCCTTGGCAATTGCCGTTGCCGACTTCCTGTTGTCCCTTGTTTTTTACCAGGAATTCGACATGCATTCCTCGGCCATGCAGTTCGAGTTCATGGTCCCATGGATTGAAGCCTGGGGAATCGGTTATCACGTAGGGTTGGACGGAATCTCTCTGCTGCTTTACATCATGACCACGTTCCTGACAGCGATTTCCATTCTTGCGTCATGGCACGTCAAAAAACATGTCAAATATTACATGATGTCCATGCTGGCTCTTTCAACCGGCATGCTGGGTGTTTTCATTGCCCTCGACTTCTTCATGTTCTACGTTTTCTGGGAATTCCAGCTCGTCCCGATGTATCTCATCATCGGCGTGTGGGGCGGACCTCGCAGACTTTACGCTGCGGTCAAGTTCTTCCTCTACACCGCTGTCGGCTCCCTGCTCATGCTGGTTGCCATCATCTGGATTTACCTCGACATCCACCAGCAAACAGGCCAGTTCACAACAGACCTGATGTTCATCACCAAGCACCTCGATGTGGGACTGGAAGTCCAGCAATGGCTGTTCCTGGCATTCTTTCTGGCCTTTGCCATTAAAGTGCCGATGTTCCCGTTCCACACCTGGTTGCCGGATGCCCACGTTGAAGCCCCCACGGCAGGCAGTGTCATTCTTGCCGGTGTTCTCCTTAAAATGGGAACTTATGGCTTTCTGCGTTTCAACCTTCCGCTATTTCCGGCCGCCAGTCACGAACTGTTTCCCTATGTAGGCTGGCTTGCAGTTATCGGAATTGTCTATGGTGCTTTGGTCGCCATGGTTCAGGAGGATTTGAAAAAACTGGTTGCCTACTCGAGTGTCAGCCATCTCGGGTTCGTCATGCTCGGTATTTTCGCTTTCAACCATCAAGGGATGTCTGGAGCTTTATTACAGAATATTAACCACGGTATCAGCACAAGCGCCCTCTTCCTGATGGTCGGTATGATTTACGACCGCAGACACACACGACTGATAAAAGAATTTGGCGGATTGACCAAAATTATCCCGGTGTTCTCAATTTATTTCATGATTGTCACACTGTCATCCATTGGACTTCCCGGGATGAACGGTTTTGTGGGCGAGTTTCTGATCCTGATCGGAATGTTCCAAACGGATGTTATATTCGCACTCATTGGAACTTCGGGCGTAATTCTGGCCGCCTGTTACATGCTGTGGATGTTCCAGCGTGTCATGTTCCTCGAGGTCACCAACCCTGAAAACGAAAAGCTGACCGACATGACACTGCGTGAAAAGGTTGTCATGATCCCGCTGATCATCCTGATTTTCTGGATTGGGATTTACCCAACACCGTTTACCAAAACATTTGATCCAACCATTGAGCATCTGATCGCTCACGTAAATAAAAACAGTGGAACCAAGCATGGCCAGGAAGAAGGTGGCCATCACGCAGCAATTCAGAGCAAAGCAACAGTCGCGCACCTTATAACGACACAATCTTCAACAACCCCGTTGGTTAAGGAATAA
- a CDS encoding NADH-quinone oxidoreductase subunit C, translated as MSDTVLIDKVKTRFGAKVLESHDFRGDQTLTVEKSIIVELLEWLRDDPETDMCYLMDLTCVDYLDRKKERFEVVYHLFSLKFNHRIRIKCPVDEDDCEIDSVCPLFKSANWYEREVWDMYGVKFRNHPKLKRILLYEDFKGHPLRKDYPVNKRQPLIGPMN; from the coding sequence ATGAGCGATACCGTATTAATCGACAAAGTCAAAACCCGGTTTGGCGCGAAAGTCCTTGAAAGTCACGACTTTCGAGGGGACCAAACTTTAACAGTAGAAAAATCCATTATTGTGGAACTTCTGGAGTGGCTGCGGGACGATCCGGAAACCGACATGTGCTACCTGATGGATCTAACCTGTGTTGATTACCTTGACCGGAAAAAAGAACGTTTCGAGGTGGTCTACCACTTGTTCTCGCTCAAGTTTAATCACCGTATTCGCATCAAATGCCCCGTGGATGAGGATGACTGTGAAATTGATTCCGTTTGTCCACTTTTCAAGTCGGCCAACTGGTACGAACGTGAAGTCTGGGATATGTATGGTGTGAAATTCAGAAATCATCCCAAGCTTAAACGTATTCTCCTTTATGAAGATTTTAAAGGGCATCCCTTACGAAAAGATTACCCGGTCAACAAACGACAGCCGTTGATCGGCCCCATGAATTGA
- the nuoK gene encoding NADH-quinone oxidoreductase subunit NuoK, which yields MIPLSHYLILSATLFSIGVLGVLIRRNAIVVFMSVEIMLNAVNISLIAFDRHLNQHDGQIFSFMVMAVAAAEVSVGLAIVIALFRNRPTVNLDEFNLMKW from the coding sequence ATGATACCGCTTTCGCATTACCTCATTTTAAGCGCGACCCTTTTTTCAATTGGTGTTCTCGGGGTTTTGATTCGGCGCAACGCAATTGTGGTGTTTATGTCCGTGGAAATCATGCTGAATGCCGTCAACATTTCGCTGATTGCATTTGACCGCCATCTCAATCAGCACGATGGACAAATATTCAGTTTCATGGTCATGGCCGTTGCGGCGGCAGAAGTCTCGGTAGGGTTAGCGATCGTAATCGCACTGTTCCGGAATCGACCTACGGTCAACCTGGACGAATTCAACTTAATGAAGTGGTGA